Proteins encoded in a region of the Paenibacillus sp. W2I17 genome:
- a CDS encoding SET domain-containing protein produces MIEVKQSKLGDGGEFNRGVFATVDIAKGTLIHQAPVVPYPNEDHEHVEKTILEDYVFEYGANHTAILLGYGSLINHSYEPNATYDINFDNHTFDFYAYTDIKAGEEIVINYNGEEDSMDPLWFLDDYEERMLEFNKSNDDEGEKKTNPQSLDTDTSK; encoded by the coding sequence ATGATTGAAGTGAAACAATCCAAGTTGGGCGATGGTGGTGAGTTTAACCGCGGGGTATTTGCTACCGTTGATATTGCCAAAGGAACGCTTATCCATCAGGCACCCGTTGTGCCTTACCCAAATGAAGATCATGAGCATGTCGAAAAAACGATTTTGGAAGATTACGTGTTCGAATATGGGGCGAATCATACCGCCATTCTGCTCGGCTACGGCAGTCTGATCAACCACTCCTATGAACCTAACGCTACTTATGATATCAATTTTGATAACCACACCTTTGACTTCTACGCGTATACAGACATCAAAGCTGGCGAAGAAATCGTAATCAATTACAACGGTGAGGAAGACAGTATGGACCCGTTATGGTTCCTGGACGATTACGAGGAGCGTATGCTTGAGTTCAATAAGTCCAATGATGATGAGGGTGAAAAAAAGACCAACCCCCAGTCCCTCGATACGGACACGAGTAAATAA